One Shewanella sp. MR-4 DNA window includes the following coding sequences:
- a CDS encoding DeoR/GlpR family DNA-binding transcription regulator translates to MNKRNTQQRRHSIISILNEQGEVSVDELSLRFETSEVTIRKDLAELEKTGLLLRRYGGAVAIPDEVTQQFSAKIAPNKLSIAKAAAQLIKDHNRIIIDSGTTTSGLIAELNHKRGLVVMTNALHLANAIHELENEPTLLMTGGTWDPHSESFQGQVAEQVLRSYNFDQLFIGADGIDLARGTTTFNELTGLSKVMAEVSREVIVMVDSDKIGKRIPNLELPWSQISVLVTDARIEESALNQITEQGVKVILAPYSP, encoded by the coding sequence ATGAATAAACGAAACACACAGCAACGACGTCACAGTATTATCAGCATTCTGAATGAACAGGGTGAAGTGAGTGTCGATGAGTTGTCATTACGTTTCGAAACCTCAGAAGTGACTATTCGTAAAGACTTGGCAGAACTTGAAAAAACCGGACTATTGCTGCGCCGCTATGGTGGTGCTGTGGCTATTCCCGATGAAGTCACGCAACAGTTTTCTGCCAAGATTGCCCCTAATAAGTTATCCATTGCTAAAGCAGCGGCGCAGCTGATCAAAGATCACAATCGCATCATTATCGACAGTGGCACCACCACTTCAGGCCTGATCGCCGAGCTGAATCACAAGCGTGGGCTGGTGGTCATGACCAATGCCCTGCATTTGGCCAATGCGATTCATGAGCTTGAAAATGAGCCCACTCTATTGATGACCGGTGGAACCTGGGATCCGCATTCCGAGTCGTTTCAGGGGCAAGTAGCCGAGCAAGTATTACGCTCCTATAACTTCGACCAACTCTTTATCGGTGCCGACGGTATCGATTTAGCGCGCGGCACCACCACCTTTAATGAGCTAACGGGCTTAAGTAAGGTGATGGCAGAGGTTTCCCGCGAAGTGATCGTTATGGTGGATTCGGACAAAATTGGTAAGCGGATACCTAACTTAGAACTACCTTGGTCGCAAATCAGTGTGCTAGTTACCGATGCTCGCATCGAAGAGAGCGCCCTTAACCAAATTACCGAGCAAGGCGTGAAAGTCATCTTAGCGCCCTACTCGCCTTAG
- a CDS encoding TonB-dependent receptor — protein MVFKYSVVGLAVGSALMAAMPVMAEAPNDTNIERINVTGRTFNDYKVGSASGAMRGDIDLMDTPQSVNVIPDFVTDEQLATNLAEVLVNDSSVTAGTTRWNRQVFSIRGFELDSGNGYLINGHQQWSHYVQPIETLQQVEVLKGPSSMLYGQSGPGGLVNMVTKKPTYDSMLNLGFDTDGYGSTRAQLDAGGSLNEAQSIRYRGVLVKQDTKYWREYSTTDENQERDRWLGYLNLEFDISDDLLLSLKYDHTQDKTGIDAGSWLDKQGNVVGQRKTIWDAPWAFTDNTVSNLGADLTWHMNDDWKVKLGYNDQQFNRQRFDSAPQYNEDPFTSGYKIKPFDRYDDWQHKTAYVDFTGEFALAGMEHQLLIGANYLDYYYGQYIERYVNQATKGMITVIPGQPVAKPDLDYHRDSTKSESEYKYYGFYLQDLMTINEQWKLLAGVRYDEQKKDGFGENSYAVSPKFGVIYSPMTNGSIYVNYSKSFTPQGGITDPLNVNHDTNLKPEYGIQYEVGTKWELFDDSLLLTAAVFDVTLENISINEVLTASDPRSEDGKYTSITTQGGEQKHRGFEVGAQGKLGDSWFVTSSMMYLDAEYQTGDEREGKTPIDAPEWSANIWTRYEVTDNFAMNFGAIYVGERFANVDNTISKDGYVRFDIGAAYTMDIMGKDVSLRANVRNLFDTDYIDGGQYNMVTLGQDRNFSVALEAKF, from the coding sequence ATGGTATTTAAATATTCAGTTGTGGGTTTGGCCGTTGGGTCTGCATTAATGGCGGCTATGCCTGTCATGGCCGAAGCGCCAAATGATACAAATATTGAGCGTATTAATGTCACTGGCCGTACTTTTAATGACTATAAAGTAGGTAGTGCATCGGGCGCTATGCGTGGTGATATCGATTTAATGGATACCCCACAATCAGTGAACGTGATCCCCGACTTTGTGACCGATGAGCAATTAGCGACTAACCTTGCCGAAGTCTTAGTTAACGATTCAAGTGTTACTGCGGGTACCACTCGCTGGAACCGCCAAGTCTTCAGTATTCGTGGTTTTGAATTAGATTCGGGCAACGGTTATCTGATCAACGGCCACCAGCAATGGTCTCATTACGTCCAACCTATCGAAACCCTGCAACAGGTTGAAGTGCTTAAAGGCCCTTCGAGCATGTTGTATGGCCAATCTGGTCCTGGCGGTTTGGTGAATATGGTCACCAAGAAGCCTACCTACGATTCTATGCTCAACTTAGGGTTTGATACCGACGGTTACGGCTCTACCCGCGCACAGTTAGACGCTGGTGGCAGCTTAAACGAGGCTCAGAGCATTCGTTATCGCGGTGTGTTAGTCAAACAAGACACCAAATACTGGCGTGAATATTCAACGACCGATGAAAACCAAGAGCGTGATCGTTGGTTAGGTTATTTGAACCTAGAATTCGATATCAGTGATGATCTGTTATTGTCACTGAAATACGACCATACCCAAGATAAAACCGGTATCGATGCTGGCAGTTGGTTAGATAAGCAAGGCAATGTTGTCGGCCAGCGTAAAACCATCTGGGATGCGCCTTGGGCCTTTACCGATAACACGGTTTCAAACTTAGGTGCCGATTTAACTTGGCATATGAATGACGATTGGAAAGTTAAACTGGGCTATAACGATCAACAGTTTAATCGCCAGCGTTTCGATTCTGCACCGCAATATAATGAAGATCCATTTACTAGTGGTTATAAAATAAAGCCATTCGATCGTTACGACGACTGGCAACATAAAACCGCTTATGTCGATTTTACGGGCGAGTTTGCATTAGCGGGTATGGAGCACCAACTCCTTATAGGTGCTAACTACTTAGACTACTATTATGGTCAATATATTGAGAGATATGTTAATCAAGCAACCAAAGGGATGATTACAGTTATTCCTGGTCAACCCGTAGCAAAACCAGATTTAGACTATCATCGTGATAGCACAAAATCTGAAAGTGAATACAAATACTACGGTTTCTATCTGCAAGATTTAATGACCATCAATGAACAATGGAAATTGCTTGCAGGGGTTCGTTATGACGAACAGAAAAAAGATGGTTTTGGTGAAAACAGTTATGCCGTATCGCCTAAATTTGGGGTGATCTACTCACCAATGACCAATGGCAGCATATATGTTAACTACTCTAAGAGCTTTACACCGCAAGGTGGTATTACCGACCCTCTAAATGTTAATCATGACACTAACCTTAAACCAGAATATGGCATTCAATATGAAGTAGGGACTAAGTGGGAACTGTTTGACGATAGCTTGTTATTAACGGCTGCGGTATTTGATGTCACACTGGAGAATATCTCTATAAATGAGGTGCTGACAGCAAGTGACCCACGAAGTGAGGATGGAAAATACACTTCAATCACCACCCAAGGCGGAGAGCAAAAACACCGCGGCTTTGAAGTCGGTGCCCAAGGTAAGCTAGGCGATAGCTGGTTTGTGACTTCATCTATGATGTACCTCGATGCTGAGTATCAAACGGGTGATGAGCGCGAAGGTAAAACGCCTATCGATGCCCCTGAATGGTCGGCGAATATCTGGACTCGTTATGAAGTGACCGATAACTTTGCAATGAACTTCGGTGCTATCTATGTTGGCGAGCGTTTTGCAAACGTGGATAACACTATCAGTAAAGACGGTTATGTTCGCTTCGATATTGGTGCTGCCTACACTATGGATATTATGGGTAAAGACGTAAGCCTCCGCGCGAACGTGAGAAACCTGTTTGATACCGATTATATTGATGGCGGCCAATACAATATGGTGACTCTAGGCCAAGACCGTAACTTCAGCGTGGCACTTGAAGCTAAGTTCTAA
- a CDS encoding DUF2061 domain-containing protein: protein MTKTFTFAVLHFSVAFTVTYLLTGSVLVGGAVALVEPAINTVVFYFHDKVWKRLEAKKQHALETVTA from the coding sequence ATGACCAAGACATTCACTTTTGCCGTATTACATTTCAGCGTTGCCTTCACCGTTACCTATTTATTAACCGGTAGTGTTTTGGTTGGTGGTGCCGTCGCATTAGTTGAGCCAGCGATAAACACCGTAGTGTTTTATTTCCACGATAAAGTATGGAAACGTTTAGAAGCAAAAAAGCAACACGCGCTTGAGACTGTAACAGCTTAA
- the ccoG gene encoding cytochrome c oxidase accessory protein CcoG: protein MNAESNNKDYSKTNRIKIHQPDENKADRFNPRNRIYVRAIDGLWSSVRRRMGWVAMLFFLILPWIPWGDRQAVWFNLGEQKFHVFGLTIWPQDLTLLAALFMIAAFALFFVTTYLGRVWCGYTCPQTVWTFMFIWFEEKLEGARNKRIKLDQMPWNFDKIWRKTAKHTAWILLSLLTAMTFVSYFVPSREVYVDVFTLNASGAIYFWVVFFTFATYGNAGWMREIMCIHMCPYARFQAAMFDKNTYIVGYDTKRGETRGPRSRKADPKEMGLGDCIDCDLCVQVCPTGIDIRNGLQYECINCGACIDACDQTMERMGYPLGLISYTTENKLEGIKEKVLRPKLVGYGVVLVAMILIFIYASATIAPVRMDIIRDRNQLYRENNQGLIENTFTLKILNKTEQVHEYTMSVEGLNNYKWYGPTSVTIAGGEVLTLPISVGVDPVELSRSVTNIEIKVKTHIDGEEVEVEQESRFFSP, encoded by the coding sequence ATGAACGCAGAATCTAATAACAAGGACTATTCGAAAACCAATCGAATTAAGATTCACCAGCCAGATGAAAATAAGGCTGATCGCTTTAACCCCCGCAACCGGATTTATGTCCGGGCAATCGATGGATTATGGAGTAGCGTACGCCGCCGTATGGGTTGGGTCGCAATGCTCTTCTTCCTTATTCTGCCGTGGATCCCTTGGGGAGACCGTCAAGCCGTTTGGTTCAATCTGGGCGAACAGAAGTTTCACGTCTTTGGCCTTACTATTTGGCCTCAGGATCTCACCTTACTTGCCGCTCTCTTTATGATAGCCGCCTTTGCGTTGTTTTTCGTCACAACCTATCTTGGCCGAGTTTGGTGTGGTTATACCTGCCCGCAAACCGTGTGGACATTTATGTTCATCTGGTTCGAGGAAAAACTCGAAGGCGCACGCAATAAACGCATCAAGCTAGATCAAATGCCATGGAATTTTGACAAAATTTGGCGCAAAACCGCAAAACACACGGCTTGGATTTTACTTTCGCTACTCACAGCTATGACCTTCGTGTCTTATTTTGTGCCTAGCCGTGAAGTCTATGTCGATGTGTTTACCCTTAATGCTTCTGGCGCTATCTATTTCTGGGTGGTGTTTTTTACCTTTGCAACATACGGCAATGCGGGATGGATGCGAGAGATCATGTGTATTCACATGTGTCCCTATGCCCGTTTCCAAGCGGCGATGTTTGATAAAAACACTTATATTGTCGGTTACGATACCAAACGCGGTGAGACCCGAGGTCCACGTTCACGTAAAGCCGATCCTAAAGAAATGGGTTTAGGCGACTGTATCGATTGCGACCTCTGTGTCCAAGTGTGTCCTACTGGTATCGATATTCGTAATGGTCTGCAATACGAATGTATCAACTGTGGCGCCTGTATCGATGCTTGTGATCAAACCATGGAGCGGATGGGATATCCTCTGGGGCTGATTAGCTATACCACAGAGAATAAACTCGAAGGTATAAAAGAGAAGGTATTACGTCCTAAGCTGGTGGGCTATGGCGTAGTGTTGGTCGCCATGATTCTGATCTTTATCTATGCAAGCGCGACAATTGCGCCAGTGCGTATGGATATTATCCGTGACCGTAACCAACTCTATCGGGAAAACAATCAGGGGTTGATTGAAAACACCTTCACCCTGAAAATTCTGAATAAGACTGAACAAGTCCATGAGTACACTATGAGTGTAGAAGGACTTAACAACTATAAATGGTACGGCCCCACTTCAGTAACTATTGCGGGTGGAGAGGTTCTGACTCTACCTATTAGTGTAGGCGTCGATCCTGTCGAGCTTTCGCGTTCAGTGACCAACATCGAGATAAAAGTGAAAACCCATATCGATGGTGAAGAAGTCGAAGTCGAGCAAGAATCGCGTTTCTTCAGTCCGTAG
- the glmS gene encoding glutamine--fructose-6-phosphate transaminase (isomerizing): MCGIVGAVAQRDVAEILVEGLRRLEYRGYDSAGVAVIHNGELNRTRRVGKVQELSAALETDPLAGGTGIAHTRWATHGEPSERNAHPHLSEGDIAVVHNGIIENHHKLREMLKELGYHFSSDTDTEVICHLVHHELKTHDTLLAAVQATVKQLEGAYGTVVIDRRDSERMVVARSGSPLVIGFGLGENFVASDQLALLPVTRSFAFLEEGDVAEVTRRTVSIFDVHGNKVEREVKESEITHDAGDKGEYRHYMLKEIYEQPLALTRTIEGRIANKQVLDTAFGDNAAEFLKDIKHVQIIACGTSYHAGMAARYWLEDWAGVSCNVEIASEFRYRKSHLFPNSLLVTISQSGETADTLAAMRLAKEMGYKATLTICNAPGSSLVRESDMAYMMKAGAEIGVASTKAFTVQLAGLLMLTAVIGRHNGMSEQMQAEITQSLQSMPAKVEQALSLDDAIAELAEDFADKHHALFLGRGDQYPIAMEGALKLKEISYIHAEAYASGELKHGPLALIDADMPVIVVAPNNELLEKLKSNVEEVRARGGLMYVFADVDAEFESDETMKVIPVPHCDIFMAPLIYTIPLQLLSYHVALIKGTDVDQPRNLAKSVTVE; the protein is encoded by the coding sequence ATGTGCGGAATCGTTGGCGCCGTGGCGCAAAGGGATGTGGCCGAAATTCTGGTCGAAGGTTTACGTCGTTTAGAATATCGTGGATATGACTCCGCTGGTGTTGCCGTTATCCACAATGGCGAACTTAATCGTACTCGCCGTGTGGGTAAAGTGCAGGAGCTTTCTGCCGCACTCGAAACCGACCCGTTAGCGGGCGGCACTGGTATTGCACATACTCGTTGGGCTACCCATGGAGAACCAAGCGAGCGCAATGCTCACCCACATTTATCTGAAGGCGATATTGCCGTGGTGCACAATGGCATTATCGAAAACCATCATAAACTGCGCGAAATGCTAAAAGAGCTGGGCTATCACTTCAGTTCTGATACCGACACCGAAGTGATTTGTCATTTAGTTCATCACGAATTAAAAACGCACGACACCCTACTGGCCGCTGTGCAAGCCACGGTTAAACAACTTGAAGGCGCTTATGGCACTGTGGTTATCGACCGCCGCGATAGCGAGCGTATGGTCGTCGCGCGCTCAGGCAGCCCATTAGTGATTGGTTTTGGTTTAGGTGAAAACTTCGTTGCATCTGACCAATTGGCGCTGCTGCCTGTGACCCGTTCTTTCGCGTTTTTAGAAGAAGGTGACGTGGCAGAAGTGACTCGTCGCACCGTGAGCATTTTCGATGTGCATGGCAATAAAGTTGAGCGCGAAGTTAAAGAATCAGAAATCACCCACGATGCCGGCGACAAAGGTGAATATCGCCACTATATGCTCAAAGAGATTTATGAGCAGCCATTGGCATTGACGCGCACTATCGAAGGTCGCATTGCTAACAAGCAAGTGCTCGACACGGCTTTTGGTGATAATGCCGCAGAGTTTTTAAAAGATATTAAACACGTGCAAATCATTGCCTGTGGTACTAGCTACCATGCAGGTATGGCGGCGCGTTATTGGTTAGAGGATTGGGCTGGCGTTTCATGTAATGTCGAAATCGCCTCTGAATTCCGCTACCGCAAATCGCATTTATTCCCTAACAGCCTGTTGGTGACCATTTCTCAATCCGGCGAAACCGCCGATACGCTGGCGGCGATGCGCCTAGCCAAAGAAATGGGTTACAAGGCGACGCTAACTATCTGTAACGCACCTGGCTCTTCCTTAGTCCGTGAGTCTGACATGGCATACATGATGAAAGCGGGTGCTGAGATTGGTGTGGCCTCTACCAAAGCCTTTACTGTGCAGTTGGCTGGTTTGTTAATGCTGACGGCGGTGATCGGTCGCCATAATGGCATGTCGGAGCAAATGCAGGCGGAGATCACTCAAAGCCTACAGTCTATGCCAGCCAAAGTGGAACAAGCATTGAGCTTAGATGATGCGATTGCTGAATTGGCGGAAGATTTTGCCGACAAACACCATGCCTTATTCCTTGGCCGTGGCGATCAGTACCCGATTGCGATGGAAGGTGCGCTGAAACTTAAAGAGATCTCTTATATCCATGCTGAGGCGTATGCCTCTGGTGAGTTGAAACATGGCCCACTGGCGTTGATTGATGCCGACATGCCCGTCATCGTGGTCGCGCCAAACAATGAACTGTTAGAAAAGCTGAAATCTAACGTTGAAGAAGTGCGTGCCCGTGGTGGTTTAATGTATGTCTTTGCCGATGTGGATGCTGAGTTTGAATCTGACGAGACCATGAAGGTTATCCCAGTTCCACACTGCGATATATTTATGGCACCGCTGATTTACACTATCCCATTACAGTTGCTGTCGTATCACGTTGCCTTAATTAAGGGCACCGATGTGGATCAACCGCGAAACCTCGCTAAATCGGTGACGGTGGAATAA
- a CDS encoding 1,4-dihydroxy-2-naphthoyl-CoA synthase, protein MTKPVSDIFDPALWDEVSGFNFDDITYHRAKAHGTVRIAINRADCLNAFRPKTVDELYIALDHARQWSDVGCVLLTGNGPSAKGQYSFSSGGDQRIRGKDGYKYEGAEEGKADLARMGRLHILEVQRLIRFMPKVVIAVVPGWAVGGGHSLHVVCDLTLASKEHAVFKQTDPDVASFDSGYGSAYLAKMIGQKRAREIFFCGFNYSADEAFAMGMVNKSVPHAELEVEALRWAKEINSKSPTAMRMLKYGFNMTDDGMVGQQLFAGEATRLAYASAEAQEGRDAFLEKRDQDFSAFPWHY, encoded by the coding sequence ATGACTAAACCAGTATCAGATATTTTTGATCCCGCACTGTGGGATGAAGTCAGCGGATTTAATTTCGACGATATCACTTACCATAGAGCCAAAGCCCACGGCACAGTGCGTATCGCCATCAACCGTGCAGATTGCCTCAATGCCTTCCGCCCAAAGACGGTCGACGAGTTGTATATCGCCCTCGATCACGCTCGCCAATGGTCCGATGTAGGTTGTGTGTTACTCACAGGCAATGGCCCCTCCGCCAAAGGACAATATTCGTTTTCCTCCGGTGGCGATCAGCGCATTCGCGGCAAAGATGGTTATAAATATGAAGGCGCCGAAGAAGGCAAAGCCGATTTAGCCAGAATGGGGCGTTTACATATCCTCGAAGTCCAACGATTGATCCGCTTTATGCCTAAGGTGGTGATCGCTGTCGTGCCTGGTTGGGCGGTTGGTGGCGGCCATAGTTTACACGTTGTCTGCGACTTAACCTTAGCCTCGAAGGAACACGCTGTCTTCAAACAAACCGATCCCGATGTCGCGAGTTTCGATTCTGGCTATGGTAGCGCTTATCTTGCCAAGATGATTGGCCAAAAGCGCGCGCGAGAAATTTTCTTCTGTGGCTTTAACTACAGTGCCGATGAAGCCTTTGCCATGGGAATGGTCAATAAATCGGTTCCCCATGCCGAACTCGAAGTTGAAGCATTAAGATGGGCCAAAGAGATTAACTCCAAATCGCCAACAGCGATGCGTATGTTGAAGTACGGCTTTAACATGACAGACGATGGCATGGTCGGCCAGCAACTGTTTGCGGGTGAAGCGACGCGTTTAGCCTATGCCAGTGCAGAAGCTCAAGAAGGGCGCGATGCTTTCCTCGAGAAACGCGATCAGGACTTCTCAGCGTTTCCTTGGCATTACTAA